One stretch of Xiphophorus maculatus strain JP 163 A chromosome 19, X_maculatus-5.0-male, whole genome shotgun sequence DNA includes these proteins:
- the LOC102231952 gene encoding pleckstrin homology domain-containing family G member 3-like isoform X6: MEDLLPSGSLPLIILRSLKSSVATCSHRWNFLTSHARGLRAMPEGSHSTRHQGQMGEESSQLSSSLSTSDHVKDNIDFGPDYYSQICVEPLDGEGKRPVSLVSTLSSGSSADSQSLFGSTAALPSSITTPLPSEEYINLELSPTQGTNGQAESQSPHLKSSGGGWRRHLEACVINNQRNNNASASRLARGKFLHMTASPVVTDTMAPNPKLTYVDRVVMEIIETERMYVTDLSSIVEDYLAHIIDLRNLPIGHEQVMALFGNIEDIYEFNSELLQCLDMCENDPVAIAHCFVNKSEYFEIYTKYCNNYPNSVATLTECMRNKTLAKFFRDRQAALKRSLPLGSYLLKPVQRILKYHLLLQEIAKHYDPDEEGYGVIKEAIDTMTRVAWYINDMKRKHEHAVRVQEIQSLLINWKGADLTTCGELVLEGTFPVLRAKNTRTLFLFEKMLLITKKRGEHYVYKIHISCSTLMLLDSAKDPLLFSVIHFKRPKQPHTVQAKSVEEKRLWAHHIKRLILENHSTILPQKAKDATVDNCNYSGKCQRSPERMMKAECFQSDSFHLRVRNGRRRSEPVKEIIKSTNAILKDDQNEDTDELKAAEAETCTGEENTDNVKQTLSAQELCRLDRVPQAEPINQLEVENSHCHDSTMFSSEQQTETPESLDTSTETAGEEEGESISSGLQVEEMRVLLNGDLSEEEEEVLSDNKSSLPSSVLDQLTAEQLISSLSRRSSLVSEDLSLDKDPFQSLSAHMDVEKQMEKMSDSSSPEPQPSSKANLLGPEPELSEGERRSTLSKKDQLLIHKIRQYYEHAEHQDANFSLKRRESLSFIPAGLVRQLSRQLNDVPKEKAGPAYRKGLCRNRPTSWSVFDLPGLEKGKMSEPQSSVEVKIRSNSATEAFTAEEEFRPSSEMLKVWEVMETEEEIQEVKQEAEEKVDSQRVEISLDTIEVKNSNQPPVIEEEPEMCSAADTCSVSSPTASSSTAEQGSAQLSEPCSSPAFQENDNFHPGHLSKSISFQTTIDEDQILHDMGKMRNKVFQLARQYSQRIKNNRPAGWQRSRQAAHQEGLRSAAAVHQEKLRKTGKPNLRLPMNVCEQEVIPEVCSPNSDQTPSSPSSSQGTAPHSPQSESFHWPHVQELRSKYTDTSHSLRTHCVCTEPDGVKESRASHKYRSSSDLHTAPTDCCKKCLQVEDWPQQKKGSLLCRWSSLDHMLGSVPLHEVQNLQDRSRTRSPCHRIQDEDGLLQEVRNSTKSLSSGKSSESNLVRSLREKFQSLSTS, encoded by the exons AATCTTCTCAGTTGTCATCGTCCCTCTCCACCAGTGACCATGTCAAGGATAACATAGATTTTGGCCCAGACTACTACAGCCAGATATGCGTGGAGCCACTGGACGGAGAGGGCAAACGTCCCGTGAGCCTGGTGTCCACCTTGTCCTCTGGTTCATCCGCTGATAGTCAAAGCCTTTTTGGAAGTACGGCAGCACTTCCGTCCTCTATCACAACTCCCCTACCAAGCGAGGAATACATAAACCTGGAACTGAGCCCGACACAAGGCACCAACGGGCAGGCCGAAAGTCAGAGTCCTCACCTCAAAAGTTCTGGTGGTGGCTGGCGGCGGCATCTGGAGGCCtgtgtgatcaacaaccagcgGAACAACAACGCCTCTGCCAGCAGACTGGCGAGGGGTAAATTCCTTCACATGACCGCTTCGCCTGTTGTCACAGACACTATGGCGCCCAACCCAAAGCTTACCTATGTGGACCGAGTTGTCATGGAGATTATTGAGACGGAGCGCATGTACGTCACAGACCTTAGCAGCATAGTGGAG GACTATTTGGCACACATTATCGATTTGAGAAATCTCCCCATAGGGCACGAGCAAGTGATGGCCTTATTTGGAAATATAGAAGACATCTATGAGTTCAACAG tgaacTGCTGCAATGTTTGGACATGTGTGAGAACGACCCTGTGGCTATTGCTCACTGCTTTGTTAATAAG AGTGAATATTTTGAAATCTACACTAAATATTGCAACAATTATCCCAA CTCAGTAGCAACATTGACTGAATGCATGAGGAATAAAACTTTAGCAAAGTTCTTCAGGGATCGGCAGGCCGCTCTGAAACGCTCTCTCCCTTTGGGTTCTTACCTTCTGAAGCCAGTTCAGAGAATCCTGAAGTATCACCTACTTCTGCAG GAAATTGCCAAGCACTATGACCCAGACGAAGAGGGCTATGGGGTTATTAAAGAGGCGATCGACACCATGACCAGAGTGGCCTGGTACATTAACGACATGAAGAGGAAACATGAGCACGCCGTCAGAGTGCAG GAGATACAATCTCTGCTGATCAACTGGAAGGGTGCCGACCTGACCACCTGTGGAGAGCTGGTGCTGGAGGGTACCTTTCCTGTTCTGAGGGCGAAGAACACCCGGACGCTCTTCTTGTTCGAAAAAATGCTCCTCATTACCAAGAAAAGAGGGGAACACTACGTATACAAAATCCACATCTCG TGTTCCACCCTGATGCTGCTCGACAGCGCCAAGGATCCTCTCCTCTTCAGTGTGATCCATTTCAAGCGCCCTAAGCAACCTCATACAGTTCAG GCAAAGTCTGTGGAGGAGAAACGTCTGTGGGCTCATCACATTAAGAGGCTCATTCTTGAGAATCACAGCACCATCTTGCCACAGAAG GCAAAAGACGCCACTGTGGACAACTGCAACT ATTCTGGGAAGTGTCAGCGTAGTCCGGAGAGGATGATGAAAGCAGAGTGCTTCCAGAGTGACAGCTTCCATCTCAGAGTACGGAATGGGAGGAGAAGATCTG aaccagttaaagaaATCATAAAGAGCACCAACG CTATTTTGAAG gATGATCAGAATGAGGACACTGATGAACTAAAAGCTGCAGAGGCTGAAACCTGCACAGGGGAGGAAAACACCGACAATGTGAAACAAACTCTCAGCGCTCAG GAACTGTGTCGTCTAGACCGAGTCCCACAAGCAGAACCAATCAACCAGCTGGAGGTGGAGAACTCCCACTGCCATGATTCTACCATGTTCTCCTCTGAGCAACAAACTGAGACCCCAGAATCCTTGGATACTTCCACGGaaacagcaggagaagaagagggAGAGAGCATCTCTTCTGGCCTTCAGGTGGAGGAGATGCGTGTACTATTGAACGGTGACCTctctgaggaggaagaggaggtgctTTCAGATAATAAAAGCAGTTTGCCTTCCTCTGTGTTGGACCAATTGACCGCTGAGCAACTCATCAGCAGTTTGTCACGACGGAGCAGTCTGGTTTCTGAGGACTTGAGTTTAGATAAAGACCCTTTTCAAAGCCTCTCAGCCCATATGGACGTGGAGAAACAGATGGAGAAAATGTCAGATAGCTCTTCACCAGAACCACAGCCCTCCTCAAAGGCCAACCTGTTGGGTCCTGAACCTGAACTGAGTGAAGGAGAACGCAGGTCCACTCTCTCCAAAAAGGATCAACTTCTCATCCATAAAATCAGGCAATACTATGAGCATGCTGAGCACCAAGATGCTAACTTCAGCCTCAAGCGCAGGGAAAGTCTGTCCTTCATCCCCGCCGGTCTGGTGAGACAGCTGAGTCGACAGCTGAATGATGTTCCAAAGGAGAAGGCCGGTCCAGCCTACAGGAAAGGCCTCTGTAGAAACAGACCCACTTCTTGGTCCGTGTTCGACCTTCCTGGGTTAGAAAAGGGTAAGATGAGTGAACCTCAAAGCTCAGTTGAGGTCAAGATTCGGTCTAATAGCGCCACGGAAGCATTTACTGCAGAGGAAGAGTTCAGGCCTTCGTCTGAAATGCTGAAGGTTTGGGAAGTTATGGAAACTGAGGAGGAGATTCAGGAAGTGAAGCAGGAGGCAGAAGAGAAAGTTGACAGCCAAAGAGTTGAGATCAGCTTGGATACAATAGAGGTCAAAAACAGTAATCAACCACCAGTGATAGAAGAAGAACCGGAAATGTGCTCTGCTGCAGACACTTGCTCCGTGTCTTCACCTACGGCCAGTTCCTCCACAGCGGAGCAGGGTTCTGCTCAGCTCTCAGAACCGTGTTCGTCCCCGGCATTTCAAGAGAACGACAACTTCCACCCCGGCCATTTATCCAAGAGCATTAGCTTCCAAACCACCATAGACGAAGACCAGATCCTGCACGACATGGGGAAGATGAGAAACAAGGTGTTCCAGCTGGCTCGTCAGTACAGCCAGCGCATCAAAAACAACCGGCCCGCAGGATGGCAGAGGAGCCGACAGGCTGCACACCAGGAAGGTCTCCGGAGTGCAGCTGCTGTCCACCAGGAGAAGCTGAGAAAAACTG GTAAGCCTAACTTAAGGTTGCCCATGAATGTTTGTGAACAGGAAGTCATTCCTGAAGTTTGTTCCCCAAATTCGGACCAGACACCATCTTctccctcaagctcccagggcACAGCCCCACACAGCCCTCAGTCTGAGTCCTTCCACTGGCCTCACGTCCAGGAGCTGCGTTCAAAATACACAGACACCTCACACTCTCTAAGAACACACTGTGTCTGCACAGAACCAGATGGGGTAAAGGAGAGCCGCGCCTCTCATAAGTACAGAAGCTCGTCAGATCTCCACACAGCTCCGACAGACTGCTGTAAGAAATGTCTCCAGGTAGAGGACTGGCCTCAGCAAAAGAAGGGTTCCCTGCTGTGCAGGTGGAGCTCCTTAGACCACATGCTGGGCTCTGTCCCTCTGCATGAAGTTCAGAACCTTCAAGACCGTTCGCGGACTCGTTCACCGTGCCACAGAATCCAAGACGAGGATGGGCTCCTCCAGGAAGTTCGTAACAGCACAAAGTCACTGAGTTCTGGGAAGTCCTCAGAAAGCAACCTCGTGAGGAGTTTACGGGAGAAGTTCCAGAGCTTAAGTACAAGCTAA
- the LOC102231952 gene encoding pleckstrin homology domain-containing family G member 3-like isoform X1, with amino-acid sequence MEDLLPSGSLPLIILRSLKSSVATCSHRWNFLTSHARGLRAMPEGSHSTRHQGQMGEESSQLSSSLSTSDHVKDNIDFGPDYYSQICVEPLDGEGKRPVSLVSTLSSGSSADSQSLFGSTAALPSSITTPLPSEEYINLELSPTQGTNGQAESQSPHLKSSGGGWRRHLEACVINNQRNNNASASRLARGKFLHMTASPVVTDTMAPNPKLTYVDRVVMEIIETERMYVTDLSSIVEDYLAHIIDLRNLPIGHEQVMALFGNIEDIYEFNSELLQCLDMCENDPVAIAHCFVNKSEYFEIYTKYCNNYPNSVATLTECMRNKTLAKFFRDRQAALKRSLPLGSYLLKPVQRILKYHLLLQEIAKHYDPDEEGYGVIKEAIDTMTRVAWYINDMKRKHEHAVRVQEIQSLLINWKGADLTTCGELVLEGTFPVLRAKNTRTLFLFEKMLLITKKRGEHYVYKIHISCSTLMLLDSAKDPLLFSVIHFKRPKQPHTVQAKSVEEKRLWAHHIKRLILENHSTILPQKAKDATVDNCNYSGKCQRSPERMMKAECFQSDSFHLRVRNGRRRSEPVKEIIKSTNAILKHADSEGTLLGDRSSLQPAASVSTLTSCLGEPRGERPCVEDLSNSLERLNAADSDSSPREREVGLEQEKEIEEQEEEGESCKDDVLMGDDQVADFASSVLAAISCWHYRARALLSTHFTTDDQNEDTDELKAAEAETCTGEENTDNVKQTLSAQELCRLDRVPQAEPINQLEVENSHCHDSTMFSSEQQTETPESLDTSTETAGEEEGESISSGLQVEEMRVLLNGDLSEEEEEVLSDNKSSLPSSVLDQLTAEQLISSLSRRSSLVSEDLSLDKDPFQSLSAHMDVEKQMEKMSDSSSPEPQPSSKANLLGPEPELSEGERRSTLSKKDQLLIHKIRQYYEHAEHQDANFSLKRRESLSFIPAGLVRQLSRQLNDVPKEKAGPAYRKGLCRNRPTSWSVFDLPGLEKGKMSEPQSSVEVKIRSNSATEAFTAEEEFRPSSEMLKVWEVMETEEEIQEVKQEAEEKVDSQRVEISLDTIEVKNSNQPPVIEEEPEMCSAADTCSVSSPTASSSTAEQGSAQLSEPCSSPAFQENDNFHPGHLSKSISFQTTIDEDQILHDMGKMRNKVFQLARQYSQRIKNNRPAGWQRSRQAAHQEGLRSAAAVHQEKLRKTGKPNLRLPMNVCEQEVIPEVCSPNSDQTPSSPSSSQGTAPHSPQSESFHWPHVQELRSKYTDTSHSLRTHCVCTEPDGVKESRASHKYRSSSDLHTAPTDCCKKCLQVEDWPQQKKGSLLCRWSSLDHMLGSVPLHEVQNLQDRSRTRSPCHRIQDEDGLLQEVRNSTKSLSSGKSSESNLVRSLREKFQSLSTS; translated from the exons AATCTTCTCAGTTGTCATCGTCCCTCTCCACCAGTGACCATGTCAAGGATAACATAGATTTTGGCCCAGACTACTACAGCCAGATATGCGTGGAGCCACTGGACGGAGAGGGCAAACGTCCCGTGAGCCTGGTGTCCACCTTGTCCTCTGGTTCATCCGCTGATAGTCAAAGCCTTTTTGGAAGTACGGCAGCACTTCCGTCCTCTATCACAACTCCCCTACCAAGCGAGGAATACATAAACCTGGAACTGAGCCCGACACAAGGCACCAACGGGCAGGCCGAAAGTCAGAGTCCTCACCTCAAAAGTTCTGGTGGTGGCTGGCGGCGGCATCTGGAGGCCtgtgtgatcaacaaccagcgGAACAACAACGCCTCTGCCAGCAGACTGGCGAGGGGTAAATTCCTTCACATGACCGCTTCGCCTGTTGTCACAGACACTATGGCGCCCAACCCAAAGCTTACCTATGTGGACCGAGTTGTCATGGAGATTATTGAGACGGAGCGCATGTACGTCACAGACCTTAGCAGCATAGTGGAG GACTATTTGGCACACATTATCGATTTGAGAAATCTCCCCATAGGGCACGAGCAAGTGATGGCCTTATTTGGAAATATAGAAGACATCTATGAGTTCAACAG tgaacTGCTGCAATGTTTGGACATGTGTGAGAACGACCCTGTGGCTATTGCTCACTGCTTTGTTAATAAG AGTGAATATTTTGAAATCTACACTAAATATTGCAACAATTATCCCAA CTCAGTAGCAACATTGACTGAATGCATGAGGAATAAAACTTTAGCAAAGTTCTTCAGGGATCGGCAGGCCGCTCTGAAACGCTCTCTCCCTTTGGGTTCTTACCTTCTGAAGCCAGTTCAGAGAATCCTGAAGTATCACCTACTTCTGCAG GAAATTGCCAAGCACTATGACCCAGACGAAGAGGGCTATGGGGTTATTAAAGAGGCGATCGACACCATGACCAGAGTGGCCTGGTACATTAACGACATGAAGAGGAAACATGAGCACGCCGTCAGAGTGCAG GAGATACAATCTCTGCTGATCAACTGGAAGGGTGCCGACCTGACCACCTGTGGAGAGCTGGTGCTGGAGGGTACCTTTCCTGTTCTGAGGGCGAAGAACACCCGGACGCTCTTCTTGTTCGAAAAAATGCTCCTCATTACCAAGAAAAGAGGGGAACACTACGTATACAAAATCCACATCTCG TGTTCCACCCTGATGCTGCTCGACAGCGCCAAGGATCCTCTCCTCTTCAGTGTGATCCATTTCAAGCGCCCTAAGCAACCTCATACAGTTCAG GCAAAGTCTGTGGAGGAGAAACGTCTGTGGGCTCATCACATTAAGAGGCTCATTCTTGAGAATCACAGCACCATCTTGCCACAGAAG GCAAAAGACGCCACTGTGGACAACTGCAACT ATTCTGGGAAGTGTCAGCGTAGTCCGGAGAGGATGATGAAAGCAGAGTGCTTCCAGAGTGACAGCTTCCATCTCAGAGTACGGAATGGGAGGAGAAGATCTG aaccagttaaagaaATCATAAAGAGCACCAACG CTATTTTGAAG CATGCAGACAGTGAAGGCACACTGCTGGGGGATAGGAGCTCCCTGCAGCCAGCTGCTAGTGTCAGCACACTGACCTCCTGTCTAGGCGAGCCCCGGGGTGAGAGGCCGTGTGTGGAGGATCTGAGCAACTCTCTGGAGCGGCTAAATGCAGCTGACAGTGACTCTTCACCCAGAGAAAGAGAGGTGGGGCTGGAGCAGGAGAAGGAAATagaggaacaggaggaggaaggggagaGTTGCAAGGATGATGTGCTGATGGGAGACGACCAGGTAGCCGACTTTGCCAGCTCGGTGCTGGCAGCCATCTCCTGCTGGCACTATAGAGCCAGGGCTTTGCTTTCTACTCACTTCACAACG gATGATCAGAATGAGGACACTGATGAACTAAAAGCTGCAGAGGCTGAAACCTGCACAGGGGAGGAAAACACCGACAATGTGAAACAAACTCTCAGCGCTCAG GAACTGTGTCGTCTAGACCGAGTCCCACAAGCAGAACCAATCAACCAGCTGGAGGTGGAGAACTCCCACTGCCATGATTCTACCATGTTCTCCTCTGAGCAACAAACTGAGACCCCAGAATCCTTGGATACTTCCACGGaaacagcaggagaagaagagggAGAGAGCATCTCTTCTGGCCTTCAGGTGGAGGAGATGCGTGTACTATTGAACGGTGACCTctctgaggaggaagaggaggtgctTTCAGATAATAAAAGCAGTTTGCCTTCCTCTGTGTTGGACCAATTGACCGCTGAGCAACTCATCAGCAGTTTGTCACGACGGAGCAGTCTGGTTTCTGAGGACTTGAGTTTAGATAAAGACCCTTTTCAAAGCCTCTCAGCCCATATGGACGTGGAGAAACAGATGGAGAAAATGTCAGATAGCTCTTCACCAGAACCACAGCCCTCCTCAAAGGCCAACCTGTTGGGTCCTGAACCTGAACTGAGTGAAGGAGAACGCAGGTCCACTCTCTCCAAAAAGGATCAACTTCTCATCCATAAAATCAGGCAATACTATGAGCATGCTGAGCACCAAGATGCTAACTTCAGCCTCAAGCGCAGGGAAAGTCTGTCCTTCATCCCCGCCGGTCTGGTGAGACAGCTGAGTCGACAGCTGAATGATGTTCCAAAGGAGAAGGCCGGTCCAGCCTACAGGAAAGGCCTCTGTAGAAACAGACCCACTTCTTGGTCCGTGTTCGACCTTCCTGGGTTAGAAAAGGGTAAGATGAGTGAACCTCAAAGCTCAGTTGAGGTCAAGATTCGGTCTAATAGCGCCACGGAAGCATTTACTGCAGAGGAAGAGTTCAGGCCTTCGTCTGAAATGCTGAAGGTTTGGGAAGTTATGGAAACTGAGGAGGAGATTCAGGAAGTGAAGCAGGAGGCAGAAGAGAAAGTTGACAGCCAAAGAGTTGAGATCAGCTTGGATACAATAGAGGTCAAAAACAGTAATCAACCACCAGTGATAGAAGAAGAACCGGAAATGTGCTCTGCTGCAGACACTTGCTCCGTGTCTTCACCTACGGCCAGTTCCTCCACAGCGGAGCAGGGTTCTGCTCAGCTCTCAGAACCGTGTTCGTCCCCGGCATTTCAAGAGAACGACAACTTCCACCCCGGCCATTTATCCAAGAGCATTAGCTTCCAAACCACCATAGACGAAGACCAGATCCTGCACGACATGGGGAAGATGAGAAACAAGGTGTTCCAGCTGGCTCGTCAGTACAGCCAGCGCATCAAAAACAACCGGCCCGCAGGATGGCAGAGGAGCCGACAGGCTGCACACCAGGAAGGTCTCCGGAGTGCAGCTGCTGTCCACCAGGAGAAGCTGAGAAAAACTG GTAAGCCTAACTTAAGGTTGCCCATGAATGTTTGTGAACAGGAAGTCATTCCTGAAGTTTGTTCCCCAAATTCGGACCAGACACCATCTTctccctcaagctcccagggcACAGCCCCACACAGCCCTCAGTCTGAGTCCTTCCACTGGCCTCACGTCCAGGAGCTGCGTTCAAAATACACAGACACCTCACACTCTCTAAGAACACACTGTGTCTGCACAGAACCAGATGGGGTAAAGGAGAGCCGCGCCTCTCATAAGTACAGAAGCTCGTCAGATCTCCACACAGCTCCGACAGACTGCTGTAAGAAATGTCTCCAGGTAGAGGACTGGCCTCAGCAAAAGAAGGGTTCCCTGCTGTGCAGGTGGAGCTCCTTAGACCACATGCTGGGCTCTGTCCCTCTGCATGAAGTTCAGAACCTTCAAGACCGTTCGCGGACTCGTTCACCGTGCCACAGAATCCAAGACGAGGATGGGCTCCTCCAGGAAGTTCGTAACAGCACAAAGTCACTGAGTTCTGGGAAGTCCTCAGAAAGCAACCTCGTGAGGAGTTTACGGGAGAAGTTCCAGAGCTTAAGTACAAGCTAA